From Veillonella dispar, one genomic window encodes:
- a CDS encoding homoserine dehydrogenase, translating into MTTIKIALLGFGTVAQGTFNLLQDNAELIRNRTGVNVEISKIFVRNPDKYSHITLPETAQYVTDIDEVLKDDSIQMVVELMGGTTFAKDCVEGALKAKKNVVTANKDLLAESGPYLLDLASKNGVDLRFEASVLGGIPIIRTLYESLAGNRITEIIGIMNGTTNFILTKMSEEGLSYQDVLKEAQDLGYAEADPTADVEGLDAARKLAILASISFNRRIFFEDVSVEGITSIDTEDIKFGKEFGYNIKLLGIAKETSQGLSLNVYPAFIPTTHPLASVRGSYNAIYVKGNGIDDVMLYGRGAGSLPTGSSVVSDIMEVAKNISYNETGRLKPFYYDQKNIYSPGKIQSSYYLRLEVDNKTGVLAKISAKLAEQKISVLSIVQRNMDPETAVLAIVTSKCPRSYILNLIDSFNSLRSVKSVNSVIRIMEA; encoded by the coding sequence ATGACCACTATAAAAATTGCGTTATTAGGTTTTGGTACTGTTGCACAAGGTACATTTAATTTATTGCAAGATAATGCTGAGTTAATTAGAAATCGTACAGGTGTTAATGTAGAAATTTCTAAAATCTTTGTGCGTAATCCTGATAAATATAGCCATATTACATTGCCTGAAACAGCTCAATATGTAACTGATATTGATGAAGTATTAAAAGATGATTCCATTCAAATGGTTGTGGAATTAATGGGTGGTACAACCTTTGCTAAAGACTGTGTAGAAGGCGCTTTAAAGGCCAAGAAAAATGTAGTAACAGCGAATAAAGATTTATTAGCAGAATCTGGCCCATACCTATTAGATTTAGCTAGCAAAAATGGAGTGGATTTGCGTTTTGAAGCATCTGTATTAGGTGGTATTCCTATCATCCGTACATTATATGAATCATTAGCGGGCAATCGTATTACTGAGATCATCGGTATTATGAATGGTACGACAAACTTCATTTTAACGAAAATGTCTGAAGAAGGTTTAAGCTATCAAGATGTACTAAAGGAAGCACAAGATCTAGGTTATGCAGAGGCGGATCCTACAGCTGACGTTGAGGGTCTAGATGCAGCACGTAAATTGGCTATTCTTGCCTCTATTAGCTTCAATCGTCGTATCTTCTTTGAAGATGTATCTGTAGAAGGTATTACTAGTATAGATACAGAAGACATCAAATTCGGTAAAGAGTTTGGCTACAATATTAAATTATTAGGTATTGCTAAAGAAACTAGCCAAGGTTTATCTTTAAACGTATACCCTGCATTTATTCCTACAACACATCCTTTAGCATCCGTTCGCGGCTCTTATAATGCTATTTATGTAAAAGGTAATGGTATCGATGATGTAATGTTATATGGTCGCGGTGCTGGTAGCTTGCCTACAGGTAGCTCTGTAGTATCTGACATTATGGAAGTAGCCAAAAATATTTCGTACAATGAAACAGGTCGTTTGAAACCATTCTATTACGATCAAAAGAACATTTACTCTCCTGGCAAAATTCAATCTAGCTACTACTTGCGTTTAGAAGTAGATAATAAAACAGGTGTATTAGCAAAAATTTCTGCAAAATTAGCAGAGCAAAAGATTTCTGTGTTATCTATTGTTCAACGCAATATGGATCCAGAAACTGCGGTTCTTGCAATTGTTACATCAAAATGTCCTAGATCTTATATTTTAAATCTTATTGACTCCTTTAACAGCTTGCGTTCCGTTAAGTCTGTTAATAGTGTCATTCGTATTATGGAAGCTTAA
- a CDS encoding ACT domain-containing protein codes for MTKPKKDKFYLVQEDILPEAIKKTIKVKEILKLGEVKTINEAVEKMDLSRSAYYKYKDYVFPFFEIAQGKIVSIYVSMSNESGMLSSVLKAIAERNGSILTINQDIPLQGIANSSISFETKDLQGSLEDLLLDIRSMKGIIKVEILGQA; via the coding sequence ATGACTAAACCAAAAAAAGATAAGTTTTATCTGGTGCAAGAAGATATTTTACCAGAAGCGATAAAAAAGACGATCAAGGTAAAAGAGATTTTGAAGCTAGGTGAAGTTAAAACGATTAATGAAGCAGTTGAAAAAATGGATTTGAGTCGTTCTGCGTATTACAAGTACAAGGATTATGTATTCCCATTTTTTGAAATTGCGCAAGGTAAAATCGTTAGTATTTATGTTTCCATGTCTAATGAATCTGGCATGCTATCTAGTGTATTAAAAGCCATTGCAGAACGTAATGGTAGTATTTTGACGATCAATCAAGATATTCCTTTACAGGGGATTGCAAATAGTAGCATTTCCTTTGAAACGAAAGATTTACAAGGATCATTAGAAGATTTATTATTAGATATTCGCTCTATGAAGGGCATTATTAAAGTAGAAATTTTAGGCCAAGCATAG
- a CDS encoding lysylphosphatidylglycerol synthase transmembrane domain-containing protein, translating to MSKMMKRGIFMFLLLLAVSIGIIYYTIDLDALKTISSFNSISLLLALIALAAGMYFDGLRLQRLVKIGGYKLSIKAVLRVIFSNYFMAMLTPGASGGAVAQVLVLKSYGVPISKGTPIVLIRTVFSIMFLVIMLPLVFLRDAIEIPYISRDMLLIFAVLAVIATFLGTYILQTKYMRQFVYNLAQRFKAHKTRDWLSKLETLNQGLGLLYKQPIQSFIVFIESGLSLLCLYCIAPALMYAFTPDIPIIDILDRMILLNLILYFAPTPGGTGIAEGLFVVLFSTFVPNGTVGIVAVAWRVMAEYLPFFIGMYAVLTLYGRQFVAQETSKEQ from the coding sequence ATGAGTAAAATGATGAAGAGAGGCATTTTTATGTTTCTCTTACTATTGGCTGTGTCAATTGGTATCATTTACTACACTATTGATTTAGATGCATTAAAAACAATTTCATCATTTAATAGTATTTCTTTATTATTAGCTTTGATAGCTTTAGCAGCAGGTATGTATTTTGATGGCCTACGGTTACAAAGACTTGTAAAAATCGGTGGGTACAAGCTATCCATAAAGGCGGTACTTCGCGTAATTTTTAGTAATTATTTTATGGCCATGTTGACACCAGGTGCCAGTGGAGGTGCTGTAGCGCAAGTTCTAGTATTAAAAAGTTATGGTGTACCCATATCTAAAGGCACGCCAATCGTATTAATACGCACCGTATTTTCTATTATGTTCTTGGTCATCATGTTACCTTTAGTATTTTTACGTGATGCCATTGAAATCCCTTATATCTCACGAGATATGCTGTTAATTTTCGCTGTATTAGCTGTTATTGCCACGTTTTTAGGTACATATATCTTGCAGACTAAATATATGCGTCAATTTGTATATAATTTAGCGCAACGTTTTAAAGCACATAAAACAAGAGATTGGCTCTCTAAATTAGAAACCTTGAATCAAGGTTTAGGATTACTATATAAACAACCGATTCAATCCTTTATTGTATTTATTGAGTCTGGATTGAGTTTATTATGCTTATACTGTATTGCACCTGCATTGATGTATGCTTTCACACCAGATATTCCTATCATTGATATATTAGATCGAATGATTCTATTAAATTTAATTTTATATTTCGCACCAACACCAGGGGGAACAGGGATTGCAGAAGGACTATTTGTAGTATTGTTTAGTACCTTTGTACCTAATGGAACTGTTGGTATTGTTGCTGTAGCATGGCGAGTTATGGCAGAATATTTGCCATTTTTTATCGGTATGTATGCAGTATTAACATTATATGGGCGTCAATTTGTGGCCCAAGAAACTTCAAAAGAACAATAA
- a CDS encoding ChbG/HpnK family deacetylase: protein MSKLIVNADDFGLHSAVNAAVIDGHRTGIITSTSLLAGGEAFTEAVSMAKNNPKLGIGVHIALVGGLKPVCNPSEVPSLLTSEGVFPETYIDFMKRIYTGKINYSELRKEIHAQMERIMESGLHVTHIDGHQHMHVLPTVLPIVIEQAKHYGINAIRIPDESSLFVNYMYSPVRLLGKVGLSTVAAKARPTVRDNGMYSTQYFWGMVNGGHINQKTLMGILKSVSKKSGTHELMIHPGLNNTILGNQYKWGYHWEDELQAVCSNHTRLYIRQHNIELINYGDLI, encoded by the coding sequence ATGTCCAAATTAATAGTAAATGCCGACGATTTTGGTCTTCATAGTGCAGTTAATGCTGCAGTCATTGATGGCCACCGTACAGGTATCATTACGAGCACCTCTCTATTAGCGGGAGGCGAAGCTTTTACAGAAGCCGTAAGTATGGCAAAAAATAACCCTAAGTTGGGCATTGGTGTTCATATCGCCTTAGTAGGTGGGCTAAAACCGGTATGTAATCCATCTGAAGTACCATCTCTGCTTACATCCGAAGGCGTCTTTCCAGAAACATATATCGATTTTATGAAACGAATTTATACTGGAAAGATTAACTATAGTGAGTTGCGCAAAGAAATTCACGCTCAAATGGAACGGATCATGGAGTCCGGTTTGCACGTAACGCATATTGATGGTCATCAACATATGCATGTATTACCAACGGTACTACCAATCGTTATTGAGCAAGCTAAACACTATGGTATTAATGCAATACGCATTCCAGATGAATCCTCTTTATTTGTCAATTATATGTACTCGCCAGTGCGATTACTAGGCAAGGTCGGTTTATCTACTGTAGCGGCAAAGGCAAGGCCTACAGTGCGGGATAATGGTATGTATTCCACACAATATTTTTGGGGTATGGTAAACGGGGGACACATTAACCAGAAAACGTTAATGGGTATATTAAAATCCGTATCTAAAAAATCAGGTACTCATGAATTGATGATCCATCCAGGTTTAAATAATACGATTTTGGGAAATCAATATAAATGGGGCTATCATTGGGAGGATGAATTACAAGCTGTTTGTTCTAACCATACGCGTTTATATATTAGACAACATAATATTGAGCTAATTAATTATGGAGACTTGATATGA
- a CDS encoding TrmH family RNA methyltransferase, with product MEFIQSKDNKTIKRIVSLGQRKNRNKHGEYIVEGIRSIRDISSNGVIKTIVIRESKFKDNNIEALLALDSMQSIPTYIAQDPIFDKIDNTVNGQGIIAIVAKPNHSIESISIEDGVYITLDGVQDPGNLGTIIRTAVAAGVKGIFLMKGTVDPFNDKTVRSTMSALHKIPVYEDVTLSMLNDLIAESNMSTYVTALEESKPYNMVTYDKRCMLILGNEGNGVTPEVMNLCKHRIMIPMYGDIESLNVSVAAALCMYKAQEQLMS from the coding sequence ATGGAATTTATCCAATCTAAAGATAATAAGACTATTAAACGTATAGTTTCTCTAGGACAACGTAAAAATCGTAATAAACATGGTGAGTATATTGTTGAAGGTATCCGTTCTATCCGTGATATTTCATCTAATGGTGTAATAAAAACAATTGTTATACGAGAGTCTAAATTTAAAGATAATAATATCGAAGCGTTATTAGCTTTAGATTCTATGCAATCAATTCCTACTTATATTGCGCAAGATCCAATATTTGATAAAATCGATAATACCGTAAATGGACAAGGTATTATTGCCATAGTAGCGAAACCCAATCATAGTATTGAATCTATCTCTATTGAAGATGGTGTTTATATTACACTAGATGGTGTCCAAGATCCCGGTAATTTAGGTACGATTATACGTACTGCTGTAGCAGCAGGTGTGAAGGGCATATTCTTGATGAAAGGTACAGTAGATCCTTTTAATGATAAGACGGTACGTAGCACAATGAGTGCGTTACATAAAATACCTGTCTATGAAGACGTGACATTATCTATGCTTAATGATCTGATTGCAGAATCCAATATGTCTACCTATGTAACTGCTTTAGAGGAATCAAAACCTTATAACATGGTTACATACGATAAACGATGTATGTTGATTTTAGGCAATGAAGGGAATGGGGTAACACCTGAGGTTATGAATCTATGTAAGCACCGAATCATGATCCCCATGTATGGTGACATTGAATCGTTAAATGTGAGTGTAGCAGCAGCTCTATGTATGTATAAAGCTCAAGAGCAATTGATGTCATAA
- a CDS encoding ABC transporter ATP-binding protein, giving the protein MNKHNVRNDWALFSYITAYIKPYLGILLIATIALAGNLILLLFRPYLTKQVIDLGFATNDIHVIEYYAVLYGLTIIGSVCFIFVENYFLKSFGQKIIYNIRHIVFQKILHKPHDEFYKLPIGNWVTRITNDVESLRTLYTDVLLNLASSGLMIIGILAFMYAINVPLAIIMTILVPIMGGIIWVYQKFSRKAFRQVRRSVAASNSSIKELLNYIVIVKSYGGEKAIEGRYETVNKGFLEAGLFEVTTFSIFRPLVDGLFFVALIVIFTTTNLIDSVADAGTVFAFIQYMDRFFQPLKEIADKYNSLQSSLAGAERLVPLLEEKERNMVDEVPKELIPVESIEFDHVWFSYENNDTYALQDFTLHIKSGDFTGIVGPSGSGKSTLLSLLMGIYKPTKGAIYINGIDIAKYDSSVLRHLMGYVFQQAYLFKGSIKDNLTLFDTSISHDEMVKAAKQVNLDTMIEQLPEGYNTPVGYLGSLLSDGQKQLLAFGRTLIRNTPILLLDEATANVDSHTEKQIQASIENIRGSKTIVSIAHRLSTVQEANEIVYIEYGKIIEKGSFKELIELKRAFYNLWIRQKSGS; this is encoded by the coding sequence ATGAATAAGCATAACGTTAGAAATGATTGGGCTCTATTCTCCTATATAACTGCATATATTAAACCCTATTTAGGCATCTTATTAATAGCAACGATTGCACTCGCTGGAAATCTTATATTATTGTTATTTAGACCGTATCTTACAAAACAAGTAATTGATCTAGGATTTGCCACTAATGATATTCATGTCATTGAATATTATGCTGTCTTATATGGCTTAACAATCATTGGTAGTGTATGTTTTATTTTCGTAGAAAATTACTTTTTAAAAAGCTTTGGTCAAAAAATTATCTATAATATTCGCCATATTGTGTTCCAAAAAATTCTACATAAACCACATGATGAATTTTATAAATTGCCTATTGGTAATTGGGTAACTCGTATTACTAATGATGTGGAATCATTGCGTACCTTATATACCGATGTATTGTTAAACTTAGCTAGTAGCGGATTAATGATTATTGGTATATTAGCCTTCATGTATGCCATTAATGTACCGTTAGCTATTATTATGACAATTTTAGTACCTATTATGGGCGGGATTATTTGGGTATATCAAAAGTTTTCCAGAAAGGCTTTTCGTCAAGTAAGACGGTCTGTAGCAGCCTCCAATTCGAGCATTAAGGAATTGCTGAACTATATTGTTATAGTTAAATCCTACGGTGGAGAAAAAGCCATAGAAGGTAGATATGAAACTGTTAACAAAGGTTTTTTGGAAGCTGGTCTATTTGAAGTAACAACATTTTCTATTTTCAGACCTCTCGTTGATGGCTTGTTTTTCGTAGCTTTAATTGTCATATTTACTACTACAAATTTAATAGATTCTGTAGCCGATGCAGGTACAGTATTTGCTTTCATTCAATATATGGATCGATTCTTTCAGCCATTAAAGGAAATTGCGGACAAATATAATTCATTGCAAAGTTCATTAGCTGGTGCTGAACGATTAGTACCATTATTAGAAGAGAAAGAGCGGAATATGGTCGATGAAGTTCCGAAAGAACTGATTCCTGTTGAATCAATTGAATTTGATCATGTTTGGTTCTCTTATGAAAATAATGATACCTATGCATTACAAGATTTCACCTTACATATTAAGTCTGGTGATTTTACAGGCATTGTTGGTCCCTCTGGTAGTGGTAAATCCACATTGTTATCCTTATTAATGGGTATTTATAAACCTACAAAGGGTGCCATCTATATAAATGGTATTGATATTGCTAAATACGATAGCTCTGTACTCCGTCACTTAATGGGGTATGTATTCCAACAAGCGTATTTGTTTAAAGGATCTATTAAAGATAATCTTACGCTGTTTGATACTTCTATCAGTCATGATGAAATGGTAAAAGCAGCGAAACAAGTTAATTTAGATACTATGATTGAACAATTACCAGAAGGCTATAATACACCTGTAGGGTACTTAGGTTCACTATTATCAGACGGTCAAAAGCAACTACTAGCATTCGGACGTACGCTCATAAGAAATACGCCTATTCTATTATTAGATGAAGCAACGGCTAACGTAGATAGTCATACGGAAAAACAAATACAAGCGAGTATTGAAAATATTCGTGGTAGTAAAACAATCGTAAGCATTGCTCATCGATTATCCACAGTACAAGAAGCAAATGAAATTGTTTATATTGAATATGGTAAAATAATAGAAAAAGGTTCTTTCAAAGAATTAATTGAGTTAAAAAGGGCTTTTTATAATCTATGGATTCGTCAAAAAAGCGGGAGTTAG
- a CDS encoding ABC transporter ATP-binding protein — MKPIELFMQFFRREGWVYAIGLTMLIAIDIAFLFVPQFIGNAIDTLSHNKEGLVNYIIYFILLFIIITILKVISRRTLLGSIRRMEYLFREILCRKALQIKTTYYEANGPGKVMALMTNDVTSLRVALGLGVMIVVDIIFYSIVGSIILIQKIDGLLAFKIMTPVFFIIVAIFVLGRKLRAKQRSAQATYSDMTEFGQELFQGIDVIRAFNRERIISNSFEKINKLNYKKNMDVALLDSVLTPLTRIAPFICISISIFICGHLAVEGNMTIGEFVTINSFIMLIVGPLIGFGGLISIVQKGLASLDRITDFLRLPIESIDDTTEVLPLEDINIRYLDFNYENSKGHVLSQVSTTIRKGSFIGIVGKPGSGKSTLFKLLIGLQECPPKSIYFGNQDISDIPLSKLRNSIAYVPTQSYLLSTTIEDNIKFGKDLPMHESVEVAAKKADLYRDLGDFLHNDLHNLAEEGHDLSGGQKQRINMARGFYKNAPYLLLDDCFSALDAVTVNTILDTLHTVNDQTILCISQRLEVIEKADKIIVFDEGHIVEEGTHEELLTRNGLYKTLYEAQKGESHNE; from the coding sequence ATGAAACCTATAGAGCTATTTATGCAGTTTTTCCGCCGAGAAGGCTGGGTTTATGCCATCGGCTTAACTATGCTAATTGCTATTGATATAGCATTTTTATTTGTGCCACAATTCATTGGTAATGCCATCGATACACTAAGTCACAATAAAGAAGGCTTAGTCAATTATATTATTTACTTTATTCTATTATTTATTATCATAACGATTCTAAAAGTTATTTCACGACGTACCTTACTTGGTTCCATCCGTCGTATGGAGTACCTTTTTCGTGAAATTTTGTGTAGAAAAGCATTACAAATAAAAACAACATATTATGAGGCAAATGGACCTGGTAAAGTAATGGCGTTAATGACGAATGATGTTACATCTCTTCGTGTAGCGTTAGGTTTAGGTGTAATGATTGTGGTGGATATCATATTTTATTCCATTGTAGGATCAATTATTCTCATACAAAAGATAGATGGTCTATTAGCTTTCAAAATTATGACACCTGTATTTTTCATCATTGTAGCTATCTTTGTGTTAGGTCGGAAATTACGTGCTAAACAGCGTAGTGCGCAGGCAACGTATAGTGACATGACAGAATTTGGCCAAGAATTATTTCAAGGTATAGATGTAATTAGAGCTTTTAATAGGGAACGTATTATTTCTAATTCTTTTGAAAAAATAAATAAATTGAACTATAAGAAAAATATGGATGTTGCATTATTAGATTCTGTACTAACCCCTTTAACAAGAATTGCACCCTTTATTTGTATTAGTATTAGTATTTTCATATGTGGACATCTAGCTGTCGAAGGCAATATGACTATAGGTGAATTTGTAACCATAAATTCATTTATTATGTTAATAGTAGGACCTTTAATTGGGTTTGGTGGGCTCATTTCTATTGTCCAAAAAGGTTTGGCCTCCTTAGATCGTATTACGGACTTCTTACGTCTACCAATCGAGTCAATTGATGACACTACGGAGGTATTACCACTTGAAGATATCAATATACGTTATTTAGATTTTAACTATGAAAACTCTAAAGGGCATGTGTTATCTCAAGTATCTACAACTATTCGTAAAGGCTCTTTTATTGGTATAGTAGGTAAACCTGGTTCTGGTAAAAGCACACTCTTTAAACTACTTATTGGTCTACAAGAGTGTCCGCCTAAGTCTATATATTTTGGAAATCAAGATATATCAGATATACCATTATCTAAGCTTAGAAACTCAATTGCTTATGTGCCAACTCAATCTTATTTATTGAGCACTACCATCGAAGATAATATTAAATTTGGTAAAGACTTACCTATGCATGAATCGGTTGAGGTAGCCGCAAAAAAAGCAGACTTATATAGAGATTTAGGAGATTTTTTACATAATGATTTACATAATCTTGCGGAGGAAGGTCATGACTTATCGGGTGGCCAAAAACAACGCATTAATATGGCTCGAGGCTTTTACAAGAATGCACCATATTTATTATTAGACGATTGTTTCTCTGCGTTAGATGCAGTAACCGTTAACACCATTTTAGACACATTGCATACGGTAAATGATCAAACAATATTATGTATTTCGCAACGATTAGAGGTTATTGAAAAAGCAGATAAAATTATTGTCTTTGATGAAGGGCATATAGTTGAAGAGGGTACACATGAAGAATTGTTAACTAGAAATGGATTATATAAAACCCTCTATGAAGCGCAGAAAGGAGAGAGTCATAATGAATAA
- the tpx gene encoding thiol peroxidase has product MEKRTGVVTFAGGPITLVGPEVKVGQQAPDFTVLSNDLQPKTLKDFEGKVKVISVVPSLDTGVCDAQTRWFNQDATALSDDVVVLTISMDLPFAQKRWCGAAGVDKVITLSDHKDASFGENYGFLIEELRLLTRGVVVINKEDKVTYVEYVPEVTQAVNFDAALEAIKADI; this is encoded by the coding sequence ATGGAAAAACGTACTGGCGTAGTAACATTTGCAGGTGGCCCTATCACATTGGTTGGTCCAGAAGTTAAAGTAGGTCAACAAGCTCCTGACTTCACAGTTTTAAGCAACGACTTACAACCTAAAACATTAAAAGATTTCGAAGGTAAAGTAAAAGTTATCTCCGTTGTTCCTTCCCTTGATACAGGCGTTTGTGACGCTCAAACTCGTTGGTTCAACCAAGATGCTACTGCACTTTCTGATGATGTTGTAGTATTGACAATTTCTATGGACTTGCCTTTCGCTCAAAAACGTTGGTGTGGTGCTGCTGGCGTTGATAAAGTTATTACTCTATCCGACCACAAAGATGCTTCCTTCGGTGAAAACTATGGTTTCTTGATCGAAGAACTTCGTCTTTTGACTCGTGGCGTAGTAGTAATCAACAAAGAAGACAAAGTTACTTATGTTGAATATGTACCTGAAGTAACTCAAGCAGTTAACTTCGATGCTGCATTAGAAGCAATTAAAGCTGATATCTAA
- a CDS encoding phosphate-starvation-inducible protein PsiE yields MWIRISKLLLTIKNIALIGVGISLCIALINTLISLGYVTWANIQGYSTYSLLIEELITFFLYFEFIALIVKYFKNNFHFPLDFFLYIGITAIVRLLIIDHESAFDNLIWSVAILVLVCSLVLVEKFIGHNE; encoded by the coding sequence ATGTGGATTCGTATTTCTAAACTATTATTAACGATAAAAAATATAGCCCTTATAGGCGTTGGTATTTCACTTTGTATTGCCCTTATCAATACATTAATAAGTCTCGGCTATGTTACGTGGGCAAATATTCAAGGATATAGCACATACTCCTTATTAATTGAAGAATTAATTACCTTCTTCCTATACTTTGAGTTTATTGCACTCATCGTAAAATACTTTAAAAATAACTTCCACTTCCCTCTTGATTTCTTTTTGTATATTGGGATTACAGCAATTGTAAGACTTCTAATTATTGACCATGAATCTGCATTTGATAATTTAATTTGGTCCGTTGCGATTCTTGTACTCGTATGTAGTTTAGTATTAGTAGAAAAATTTATTGGACATAATGAGTAA